A window of the Cicer arietinum cultivar CDC Frontier isolate Library 1 chromosome 6, Cicar.CDCFrontier_v2.0, whole genome shotgun sequence genome harbors these coding sequences:
- the LOC101492108 gene encoding uncharacterized protein, translated as MSRCFPFPPPGYEKKTRTDEVDLLKKEKHREKKHKKDKKDKEKRESKGKGEKEGRDKRHKEKDKKEKNREKKKDKDKDREKDKGRDRDKSKTSPADGKGLPGQAEGVNAGKLQKETKHDTKGVFVDNKITKPHTGINGEMARENNHLAEENKDSKFLLELERRIKDDNGGAGNQLVQKFTNADNGKDEGTIRLVSRNSGTLRDSSEKLNDKGFYAKKIDGKGIHAEVRPFGNATVPNHAGNFHPKADGMPKPLEKYFNRNLEATVGGKEKVDEKKVERKEKVDEKKVEGKEKVKEKKDEGKEKVKEKKDEGKEKVKEKKEEGKEKVKKKKDDKRGEKRKRKEEKKGHGKDKNRDKEKKEEKTKKEHTEHKTTEQNKLKESNNVGPLHSNSFAQISKNSHESSVSGENIKKRKEIESNGIPRANDNWPSKLPKPSSSHPFAENGRILEPCQISTPNVSDRPGVATSNAMVENKECKVNGFIEAQPLAIPSNKTRTATVPTDLLIEAPSKPHPDTRYLSDIYAVPKVEWSDLDDQEWLFGSNISEERKTAMKSSEADEAPHQVWAEAVHLELADVFALPYVIPY; from the exons ATGTCGCGCTGCTTTCCATTTCCACCTCCAGGATATGAAAAGAAGACTAGAACCGATGAAGTTGACTTGTTAAAAAAG GAAAAGCACAGGgaaaagaaacataaaaaagatAAGAAGGACAAAGAGAAGAGGGAAAGTAAGGGAAAGGGGGAGAAAGAAGGACGGGATAAAAGGCATAAGGAAAAggataaaaaggaaaaaaacagggaaaaaaagaaagataaggACAAAGACAGGGAGAAGGACAAAGGAAGAGATAGAGATAAGAGTAAAACCAGTCCTGCTGATGGAAAAGGACTTCCAGGACAAGCTGAGGGTGTCAATGCAGGTAAACTTCAAAAGGAAACCAAGCATGATACAAAGGGTGTATTTGTCGATAATAAAATTACCAAACCTCATACTGGTATCAATGGGGAGATGGCCAGAGAGAATAATCATCTCGCTGAGGAGAACAAGGATTCTAAATTCCTCCTGGAGTTGGAGAGGAGGATTAAGGATGATAACGGAGGGGCTGGTAATCAATTGGTTCAGAAGTTTACAAATGCAGACAATGGTAAAGATGAGGGGACTATTAGGTTGGTTTCTAGGAATAGCGGTACCTTGCGTGATAGCAGTGAAAAACTCAATGATAAGGGTTTTTATGCTAAGAAGATTGATGGGAAAGGAATCCATGCCGAGGTCCGACCTTTTGGAAATGCAACAGTTCCGAATCATGCTGGGAATTTTCATCCTAAAGCTGATGGAATGCCCAAACCTTTGGAGAAGTATTTCAACAGGAATTTGGAAGCAACTGTtggaggaaaagaaaaggttgaTGAAAAGAAAGtcgaaagaaaagaaaaggttgATGAAAAGAAAGtcgaaggaaaagaaaaggttaaggaaaagaaagacgaaggaaaagaaaaggtcaaggaaaagaaagacgaaggaaaagaaaaggttaagGAAAAGAAAGAGGAAGGAAAGGAAAAGGTCAAGAAGAAGAAAGACGATAAACGAGGAGAAAAAAGGAAACGCAAGGAGGAGAAGAAAGGGCATGGGAAGGACAAAAACAGGGATAAAGAGAAGAAAGAGGAGAAAACTAAGAAGGAGCATACTGAACATAAAACCACGGAGCagaataaattaaaagagaGCAACAATGTTGGTCCTTTACATTCAAATTCGTTCGCACAGATTAGCAAGAACAGCCATGAGAGTTCTGTTAGTGGGGAAAACATCAAAAAACGGAAGGAGATTGAGTCAAATGGAATTCCACGTG CCAATGACAATTGGCCGAGTAAGTTGCCAAAACCATCCTCCTCTCATCCGTTCGCGGAAAATGGAAGGATATTGGAACCTTGCCAAATTTCCACTCCGAATGTTTCAGATAGGCCAGGAGTAGCCACCAGCAATGCTATGGTAGAAAACAAGGAGTGCAAGGTAAATGGCTTCATTGAAGCTCAACCACTTGCAATACCCTCAAACAAGACTCGCACTGCAACCGTGCCCACAGATCTGTTAATTGAAGCACCTTCAAAACCCCATCCTGATACCAGGTACCTAAGCGACATATATGCGGTACCTAAAGTGGAATGGTCTGATTTGGATGATCAGGAATGGTTGTTTGGCAGCAATATTTCAGAAGAAAGAAAAACCGCAATGAAATCTTCAGAGGCTGACGAGGCACCGCATCAAGTATGGGCAGAAGCTGTGCACTTAGAGCTGGCAGATGTTTTTGCTCTGCCATATGTCATTCCATACTGA
- the LOC101492900 gene encoding large ribosomal subunit protein uL1-like has product MSKLQSDALREAISGITADSKEKNRKFVETIELQIGLKNYDPQKDKRFSGSVKLPHIPRPKMKICMLGDAQHVEEAEKIGLDWMDVEALKKLNKNKKLVKKLAKKYHAFLASEAVIKQIPRLLGPGLNKAGKFPALVSHQESLESKVNETKAMVKFQLKKVLCMGVAVGNISMDEKQIFQNVQLSVNFLVSLLKKNWQNVRCLYLKSSMGKSYRVF; this is encoded by the exons ATGAG TAAGCTTCAGAGTGATGCTTTGAGGGAAGCAATCTCAGGAATCACGGCTGATTCCAAGGAGAAAAACCGTAAATTTGTGGAGACTATTGAACTCCAGATTGGTCTTAAAAACTATGATCCACAAAAGGATAAGCGTTTCAGTGGTTCTGTTAAATTGCCTCACATCCCTCGACCCAAGATGAAAATCTGCATGCTTGGTGATGCTCAGCATGTTGAGGAG GCAGAGAAAATCGGACTGGACTGGATGGATGTAGAAgccttaaaaaagctcaacaaaAATAAGAAACTGGTGAAGAAACTTGCAAAGAAATACCATGCCTTTTTAGCTTCTGAAGCTGTCATCAAGCAGATTCCTCGTCTTTTGGGTCCTGGTCTCAACAAGGCAG GAAAGTTCCCTGCACTTGTTTCCCACCAAGAATCTCTTGAGTCTAAGGTAAATGAGACCAAGGCTATGGTCAAATTCCAACTTAAGAAAGTGCTCTGCATGGGAGTAGCTGTCGGCAATATCAGTATGGATGAAAAACAAATCTTCCAAAATGTACAACTGAGTGTTAACTTCCTCGTCTCTTTGTTGAAAAAGAACTGGCAAAAT GTTAGGTGCTTGTATCTGAAGAGTTCCATGGGCAAATCTTACCGTGTCTTTTAA